The Mercurialis annua linkage group LG2, ddMerAnnu1.2, whole genome shotgun sequence genome contains a region encoding:
- the LOC126666653 gene encoding probable galacturonosyltransferase 12, whose product MQLHISPSLRHVTVLPGKGFREFVKVKVGSKRVSYRMLFYSLLFFTFLLRFVFVLSTVDTIDGETRCSTLGCLGKKLGPRILGRRLDSAVPEVIYQVLKEPLNQDELKGRSDIPQTLEEFMADVKDMKLDAKTFALKLRDMVTLLEQRTRTAKIQEYLYRHVASSSIPKQLHCLALRLADEHSTNAAARLQLPSPELVPALVDNSYFHFVLASDNVLAAAVVANSLVKNALRPQKFVLHIITDRKTFSPMQAWFSLHNLSPAIIEVKALHHFDWFAKGKVPVLEAMEKDEKVRSQFRGGSAAIVANNTEKPVVIAAKLQALSPKYNSMMNHIRIHLPELFPSLEKLVFLDDDIVVQTDLSPLWDIDMNGKVNGAVETCRGDDQFVMSKRFKSYLNFSHPLIANNFDPNECAWAYGMNIFDLEAWRKTNVSLTYHYWLDQNLKSDLSLWQLGTLPPGLIAFHGHVHAIDPFWHMLGLGYQDNTTLADAQTAGVIHFNGRAKPWLDIAFPHLRPLWAKYINFSDKFIKNCHIRAS is encoded by the exons atGCAGCTTCACATATCTCCCAGTCTTAGGCATGTCACGGTGCTACCCGGAAAAGGTTTTCGCGAGTTCGTAAAAGTGAAAGTTGGCAGTAAAAGGGTTTCGTATCGAATGCTCTTTTATTCGCTTCTCTTCTTTACGTTCCTTCTTCGGTTTGTTTTCGTCTTGTCGACTGTTGACACCATTGATGGAGAAACAAGGTGCTCTACACTAG GCTGCTTGGGGAAAAAATTAGGACCAAGGATATTGGGAAGAAGACTTGATTCAGCT GTTCCAGAAGTGATATACCAAGTACTAAAAGAACCCCTAAATCAAGATGAACTGAAAGGAAGAAGTGATATTCCTCAAACATTGGAGGAGTTCATGGCTGATGTTAAGGACATGAAATTAGATGCAAAAACATTTGCACTCAAGCTTAGGGATATG GTGACTCTACTAGAACAGAGGACTAGAACAGCCAAAATTCAAGAATACCTATACAGGCATGTAGCATCAAGCAGCATACCAAAACAGCTACATTGTCTCGCCTTACGACTAGCCGATGAGCATTCCACCAATGCAGCCGCCCGCCTTCAGCTACCATCACCAGAACTCGTCCCTGCGCTCGTCGACAACTCTTACTTCCACTTCGTCCTCGCCTCGGACAATGTGCTAGCCGCGGCTGTTGTAGCCAACTCGTTGGTTAAAAATGCGTTACGCCCCCAAAAATTTGTACTACACATCATTACTGATAGAAAAACTTTTTCACCTATGCAAGCGTGGTTTTCGCTGCATAATTTATCTCCGGCGATCATCGAGGTTAAGGCATTGCatcattttgattggtttgcGAAGGGGAAAGTGCCCGTATTGGAAGCGATGGAGAAAGATGAGAAAGTACGCTCGCAATTTCGTGGCGGATCAGCGGCAATTGTGGCGAATAATACAGAGAAGCCTGTTGTTATAGCAGCAAAATTACAAGCACTTAGTCCCAAGTATAATTCTATGATGAATCATATTAGAATTCATCTTCCTGAG TTGTTTCCGAGTCTTGAAAAACTAGTGTTCCTAGACGATGACATAGTGGTGCAGACGGATCTTTCGCCGCTTTGGGACATAGACATGAACGGAAAAGTAAACGGAGCAGTCGAAACATGCAGAGGAGATGATCAGTTTGTAATGTCAAAGAGATTCAAGAGCTATTTGAACTTCTCTCATCCTTTGATAGCTAACAATTTCGATCCGAACGAATGCGCATGGGCTTACGGTATGAACATTTTCGATTTAGAGGCGTGGAGGAAGACTAATGTGAGCCTCACATATCATTATTGGCTTGATCAG AATTTGAAATCGGACTTGAGTTTGTGGCAGCTAGGAACACTACCACCAGGACTAATAGCATTCCATGGACATGTTCATGCAATTGATCCATTTTGGCATATGTTGGGATTAGGTTATCAAGACAATACAACTTTAGCCGATGCTCAAACGGCCGGGGTCATCCATTTTAATGGCAGAGCTAAGCCATGGCTAGATATAGCATTTCCTCATCTCCGGCCATTATGGGCTAAATACATTAATTTCTCTgataaattcattaaaaattgtcatattaGGGCTTCTTAA
- the LOC126667676 gene encoding probable leucine-rich repeat receptor-like protein kinase At1g35710: MLASLVSFSVMVNRMDGNIPHEIGMLSSLKGIYLSDNQLTGSIPASIGNLVNLTYLYLNDNQLSGSIPPEVGRMTSLGNFDVSNNNLTGPIPKSIGNLSNSLVYFYLYRNQLSGSIPMEIGNLRRLTTLQFSGNNLVGAIPSSIGNLTNLFSLFLLDNKLSGAIPPSIGNLTKLNSLFLHINQLSGPIPHQLGMLTSLISLSLAFNNLTGAIPSSIGNLTKLNNLLLQNNQLSGPIPHQVGMLTSLNTLSLSSNNLTGAIPISVGMLISLNVLSLRSNNLTGAIPISIGMLTSLNTLSLSSNNLTGAIPISIGMLTSLTSLYLSFNNLTGAIPISIGNLSRLSDLQIHSNRFTGQLPQNAFIGGQLIYFSAMDNFLTGPIPRSLKNCSKLLRLRLDRNQLTGSLSIGTLPHLNYIDLSDNKFSGELSWQWKDLKNLSALKVSNNKISGQIPSDIWTAPQLQLLDLSSNQLVGSIPIELGKLKLLQLILNNNQLVGLIPQEIGMLSDLESLNMASNNLSGSIPKQIGECSKLWFLNLSNNKFTGQIPSEIGTLHTLQDLDLSRNLLMKEIPQRIGDLQRLEMLNLSQNLLSGSIPATFNNLLSLTLVNLSCNELEGQIPKIKAFQDASFEALRNNRGLCGNNTYLKACVSPPTEEFKAKSDSKVVLLVVLPLFGGLLLLFVSVGSFFVLRKRSKIRKAKLREPHCEVMWTPYDRDMEYENIVQATEDFNSKYCIGVGGYGTVYKAMFPTGRAFAVKKLHQSHEEVQMADLKSFTSEVRVLTEIRHRNIVKLHGFCSHAKCSFLIYEFIERGSLRKVLSDREEAMEFDWNKRLNAVKGIANAVSYMHNDCSPPIIHRDISSNNILLDLEFEARVSDFGTARLLMPDSSNWTSFAGTIGYAAPELAYTIIANEKCDVYSFGVVILEILMGMHPGDLLSSLSSSSLSPSIEHQILVKDLIDQRLPIPKKENAQGVIHVAKLAFACLNPNPQCRPTMSRVSSQLVRKWHPLTKPFLATTLEEIMIHQDLTC; the protein is encoded by the exons ATGCTGGCAAGTCTTGTTAGCTTTTCAGTAATGGTGAACCGTATGGATGGAAACATCCCTCACGAGATTGGTATGCTTAGTTCACTTAAAGGGATCTATTTGAGTGACAATCAACTGACAGGTTCAATCCCTGCTTCCATAGGCAATTTGGTAAACTTAACCTATCTTTACCTCAATGACAATCAACTGTCAGGTTCCATACCACCTGAAGTTGGAAGGATGACATCTCTTGGTAattttgatgtttcaaacaATAACCTTACTGGTCCGATCCCTAAATCCATTGGAAACTTAAGCAACTCTCTGGTTTATTTTTACCTCTATCGAAATCAACTGTCTGGTTCCATTCCCATGGAAATAGGCAACCTGCGTAGGCTTACTACACTTCAGTTTTCAGGGAATAATCTTGTTGGTGCTATCCCTTCTTCTATAGGAAACTTAACCAACTTATTTAGTCTCTTCTTGCTAGATAACAAGCTTTCTGGTGCAATCCCTCCTTCCATAGGAAACCTTACCAAGTTAAATAGTCTCTTCTTGCATATAAACCAGCTTTCTGGTCCCATACCTCATCAACTTGGAATGTTAACATCACTCATTTCACTTTCATTAGCTTTCAATAATCTCACTGGTGCAATCCCTTCTTCCATAGGAAACCTTACCAAGTTAAATAATCTCTTATTGCAAAATAACCAGCTTTCTGGTCCCATACCTCATCAAGTTGGAATGTTGACATCTCTCAATACACTTTCATTAAGTTCCAATAATCTCACTGGTGCAATCCCCATTTCAGTTGGAATGTTGATATCTCTCAATGTACTTTCATTACGTTCCAATAATCTCACTGGTGCAATTCCCATTTCAATTGGAATGTTGACATCTCTCAATACACTTTCATTAAGTTCCAATAATCTCACTGGTGCAATCCCCATTTCAATTGGAATGTTGACATCACTCACTTCACTTTATTTATCTTTCAATAATCTCACTGGTGCAATCCCCATTTCAATTGGAAACTTGAGTAGGCTCTCTGATTTGCAAATTCACTCTAACAGGTTTACTGGCCAATTACCACAAAATGCATTCATTGGTGGCcaacttatttattttagtgCTATGGATAATTTTTTGACGGGTCCAATTCCAAGAAGCTTGAAAAACTGTAGCAAACTGTTAAGGTTGAGGCTTGATAGAAACCAACTCACTGGAAGTTTATCTATCGGCACACTCCCGCACTTGAATTATATAGATTTGAGTGATAATAAATTCTCTGGTGAACTTTCATGGCAATGGAAAGATCTTAAGAATCTGTCAGCACTTAAAGTCTCAAATAACAAAATCTCTGGCCAAATTCCATCTGATATTTGGACTGCACCTCAGCTGCAGTTACTCGACCTCTCTTCGAATCAGCTTGTCGGGTCGATTCCTATAGAATTAGGGAAGTTAAAGTTGTTACAACTCATTCTCAACAATAATCAGCTTGTCGGGTTGATTCCTCAAGAAATAGGAATGTTGTCTGATCTTGAAAGTCTCAACATGGCATCCAACAATTTAAGTGGATCGATTCCCAAGCAAATTGGAGAATGCTCAAAACTATGGTTTTTGAACCTCAGCAACAACAAATTTACAGGACAAATTCCTTCAGAAATTGGAACCTTGCACACACTACAAGACCTTGATCTGAGTCGAAATTTGTTGATGAAAGAGATACCGCAACGAATTGGAGACTTGCAAAGACTCGAGATGTTGAACCTCTCTCAGAATTTGCTATCAGGTTCAATTCCAGCTACTTTTAATAACTTGTTGAGCTTGACCCTGGTGAATCTATCTTGCAATGAATTAGAGGGTCAAATTCCGAAGATTAAAGCTTTTCAAGATGCTTCTTTCGAAGCACTCAGAAATAACAGAGGCCTTTGCGGTAATAACACATACTTAAAGGCCTGTGTTTCTCCTCCAACAGAAGAATTCAAAGCCAAAAGTGACAGCAAGGTAGTCCTTCTTGTTGTTCTGCCTCTTTTTGGCGGTCTCCTTCTATTGTTTGTCTCTGTCGGTAGTTTTTTCGTCCTCCGGAAAAGATCTAAAATCAGAAAAGCTAAACTAAGAGAGCCACATTGTGAAGTAATGTGGACTCCTTATGATAGAGATATGGAATATGAAAACATTGTACAGGCAACAGAGGATTTCAACTCCAAGTACTGCATTGGCGTAGGGGGATATGGAACTGTCTACAAAGCAATGTTTCCAACAGGTCGAGCATTCGCTGTGAAGAAGCTTCACCAATCACATGAAGAGGTGCAAATGGCAGATCTAAAATCATTTACCAGTGAGGTTCGTGTGTTGACAGAAATTCGTCATCGCAACATTGTCAAGTTACATGGCTTTTGTTCGCACGCAAAATGCTCCTTTCTGATTTATGAGTTCATAGAAAGAGGAAGTCTGAGAAAGGTATTGAGCGACAGGGAGGAAGCGATGGAGTTTGATTGGAATAAGAGGCTTAATGCTGTGAAAGGAATAGCCAATGCAGTGTCGTATATGCATAACGACTGCTCGCCTCCAATCATTCATCGAGACATTTCCAGCAATAATATTCTGCTGGACTTGGAATTTGAGGCTCGTGTCTCTGATTTTGGAACTGCTAGGCTGTTGATGCCGGACTCGTCGAATTGGACTTCATTTGCTGGCACAATCGGATATGCAGCTCCAG AGCTAGCATACACGATAATTGCAAATGAAAAATGCGACGTTTACAGCTTTGGAGTGGTGATACTAGAAATATTAATGGGAATGCATCCGGGTGACCTCCTCTCATCTCTTTCATCGTCGTCATTGTCTCCATCAATCGAGCATCAAATTCTAGTGAAGGATTTGATTGATCAACGGCTGCCGATTCCTAAAAAAGAAAATGCTCAAGGAGTGATCCATGTTGCAAAACTTGCATTTGCATGCCTGAATCCCAATCCTCAATGTCGGCCTACCATGAGTCGAGTTTCGTCTCAATTAGTCCGTAAATGGCATCCGCTGACAAAGCCGTTTTTAGCGACGACATTGGAGGAAATTATGATCCATCAAGATCTCACTTGCTAA